In Clostridium sporogenes, one genomic interval encodes:
- a CDS encoding small, acid-soluble spore protein, alpha/beta type, whose translation MTKNLVPEVKEALNRFKIESSKDIEIGSTNFNNPKNFSNKVKLNSYESFNPYKF comes from the coding sequence ATGACAAAAAATTTAGTGCCAGAAGTAAAAGAAGCTTTAAATAGATTTAAAATAGAAAGCTCAAAAGACATAGAAATAGGTTCTACAAATTTTAATAATCCTAAAAATTTTTCTAATAAAGTAAAACTTAATTCATATGAATCTTTTAATCCATATAAATTTTAA
- the nifJ gene encoding pyruvate:ferredoxin (flavodoxin) oxidoreductase translates to MRRMKTMDGNTAAAYISYAFTDVAAIYPITPSSPMAEHVDEWVAQGKKNIFGQPVKVMEMQSEAGAAGAVHGSLQAGALTTTYTASQGLLLMIPNMYKIAGELLPAVFHVSARALAANSLNIFGDHQDVMAARQTGLALLAESSVQQVMDLSAVAHLSAIEGRVPFINFFDGFRTSHEIQKVEVLEYDELENLVDMDGVKAFRRRALNPDHPVIRGTAQNPDIYFQEREVSNNYYERLPEIVEKYMGEISKLTGREYHLFNYYGAEDAERLIIAMGSACDTIEEVVDYLMAKGEKVGLLTVHLYRPFSLEHFFKYIPKTVKNIAVLDRTKEPGSLAEPLYLDVKNAFYKKEWQPTIVGGRYGLGSKEVYPSHILSVYENLKKDEPKDGFTIGIVDDVTNTSLEESEAINTTPAGTTACKFWGLGSDGTVGANKSAIKIIGDHTDMYAQGYFAYDSKKSGGITISHLRFGKSPIQSPYLINQADFVACHNQSYVYKYNVLEGLKKGGRFLLNTIWTPEEVETHLPASMKKYIAENDIEFYTLNAVKIAQEIGLGGRINMICQAAFFKIANIISVEDAVKYLKDAVVTNYGKKGQKIIDMNNAAIDKGVNAIVKIEVPASWKDAKCEGACEVKENPEFIKNIVEPMNRQEGDKLPVSAFKGMEDGTFPSGTAAYEKRGIAINVPEWQLDKCIQCNQCSYVCPHAVIRPVLLSDEEVKNAPEGFKSKPAVGAKGLNFTMAISPYDCTGCGNCADVCPAKEKALIMKPFDTQIEQDKNWEYAMKVSPKSNPMKKNSVKGSQFEQPLLEFSGACAGCGETPYAKLVTQLFGDRMMIANATGCSSIWGASAPSTPYTTNHKGYGPAWANSLFEDNAEFGMGMYLGVKQIRDKVTEDVKAVLGFKSAEELQSCAIGTEDCSEKDMTGTVISGELRAALEDWLNSKDLGEDTRERADKVIELVGKEKGSDKFLNEIYENKDFLVKRSHWIFGGDGWAYDIGYGGVDHVLASGEDVNILVFDTEVYSNTGGQSSKATPTAAIAKFAASGKKTKKKDLGAMAMTYGYVYVAQIAMGADKNQTLKAIAEAEAYPGPSLIIAYAPCINHGLKAGMGCSQLEEKKAVDCGYWGLYRFNPELKEAGKNPFSLDSKEPTANFKDFLMGEVRYASLAKQFPEDAEALFAKTEQDAKERLENYKKLAEQ, encoded by the coding sequence ATGAGAAGAATGAAAACTATGGATGGTAATACTGCTGCAGCATATATATCATATGCATTTACAGATGTAGCAGCTATTTATCCAATAACACCTTCATCACCAATGGCAGAACACGTTGATGAATGGGTAGCTCAAGGAAAGAAAAATATATTTGGACAACCAGTAAAAGTTATGGAAATGCAATCTGAAGCTGGTGCAGCAGGTGCTGTTCACGGTTCTCTACAAGCAGGTGCATTAACAACAACTTATACAGCATCTCAAGGTTTATTACTTATGATCCCTAATATGTACAAAATCGCTGGAGAACTTTTACCAGCAGTATTCCACGTAAGTGCTAGAGCATTAGCAGCTAATTCTCTAAACATATTTGGAGATCATCAAGACGTTATGGCAGCTAGACAAACAGGACTAGCTCTATTAGCTGAAAGCAGTGTACAACAAGTTATGGATTTATCAGCAGTTGCACATTTATCAGCTATAGAAGGAAGAGTTCCTTTCATAAACTTCTTTGATGGATTTAGAACATCTCATGAAATCCAAAAAGTAGAAGTTTTAGAATATGATGAATTAGAAAATCTAGTTGATATGGATGGAGTAAAAGCTTTCAGAAGAAGAGCTTTAAATCCAGATCACCCAGTTATAAGAGGTACAGCTCAAAACCCTGATATTTATTTCCAAGAAAGAGAAGTATCTAACAACTATTACGAAAGACTTCCTGAAATAGTTGAAAAATACATGGGAGAAATCTCAAAATTAACAGGAAGAGAATACCACTTATTTAATTACTATGGTGCAGAAGATGCAGAAAGATTAATAATAGCTATGGGATCAGCATGTGATACTATAGAAGAAGTTGTTGATTACTTAATGGCTAAAGGAGAAAAAGTTGGTTTATTAACAGTACATTTATATAGACCATTCTCATTAGAACACTTCTTTAAATATATACCAAAGACAGTTAAGAACATTGCTGTTTTAGATAGAACTAAAGAACCAGGCTCTTTAGCAGAACCATTATACTTAGATGTTAAAAATGCGTTCTACAAAAAAGAATGGCAACCAACAATAGTTGGAGGAAGATACGGATTAGGTTCAAAAGAAGTTTATCCATCACACATATTAAGTGTATATGAAAACTTAAAGAAAGATGAACCAAAAGATGGATTTACTATTGGTATAGTTGATGACGTTACAAACACATCATTAGAAGAATCAGAGGCTATAAACACAACTCCAGCTGGAACTACAGCATGTAAGTTCTGGGGATTAGGTTCAGATGGTACTGTTGGAGCTAACAAGAGTGCTATAAAAATCATAGGTGACCATACAGATATGTATGCACAAGGATACTTTGCATATGATTCTAAAAAATCTGGTGGTATAACAATTTCTCACTTAAGATTTGGTAAATCACCTATACAATCACCATACCTAATAAACCAAGCTGACTTTGTAGCTTGTCACAATCAATCTTATGTATATAAATACAATGTATTAGAAGGATTGAAAAAAGGTGGTAGATTCTTATTAAATACTATCTGGACTCCAGAAGAAGTAGAAACACATTTACCAGCTTCAATGAAAAAATACATTGCTGAAAATGATATAGAATTCTATACATTAAACGCTGTTAAAATAGCACAAGAAATAGGATTAGGCGGAAGAATCAACATGATTTGTCAAGCTGCTTTCTTCAAGATTGCAAACATTATATCAGTAGAAGATGCAGTTAAATACTTAAAAGATGCCGTTGTAACTAACTACGGTAAAAAAGGTCAAAAAATCATTGATATGAATAACGCTGCTATAGACAAAGGTGTTAATGCTATAGTTAAAATAGAAGTTCCAGCTTCATGGAAAGATGCTAAATGCGAAGGTGCATGTGAAGTTAAAGAAAATCCAGAATTCATCAAAAATATTGTTGAGCCAATGAACAGACAAGAAGGAGATAAACTTCCTGTAAGTGCATTCAAAGGAATGGAAGATGGTACATTCCCATCAGGAACAGCTGCTTATGAAAAAAGAGGAATTGCTATAAATGTTCCAGAATGGCAATTAGATAAATGTATTCAATGTAACCAATGTTCATACGTTTGTCCACATGCGGTTATAAGACCAGTACTTTTATCTGATGAAGAAGTTAAAAATGCTCCAGAAGGATTCAAATCAAAACCAGCTGTAGGAGCAAAAGGATTAAACTTCACAATGGCTATAAGTCCATATGATTGTACAGGATGCGGAAACTGTGCAGACGTATGTCCAGCTAAAGAAAAAGCATTAATAATGAAACCATTTGATACTCAAATTGAACAAGATAAGAATTGGGAATATGCAATGAAAGTATCTCCAAAATCTAACCCAATGAAGAAAAATTCAGTTAAAGGTAGCCAATTTGAACAACCATTATTAGAGTTCTCAGGTGCCTGTGCAGGTTGTGGAGAAACTCCATATGCTAAACTTGTAACTCAATTATTCGGAGATAGAATGATGATAGCTAATGCTACAGGTTGTTCATCAATTTGGGGAGCATCAGCACCATCAACTCCATACACTACAAACCATAAAGGATACGGTCCAGCTTGGGCTAACTCATTATTCGAAGATAATGCTGAATTTGGAATGGGTATGTATCTTGGAGTAAAACAAATAAGAGATAAAGTTACAGAAGATGTAAAAGCTGTATTAGGATTTAAATCAGCAGAAGAACTTCAAAGCTGTGCAATAGGAACAGAAGATTGTTCAGAAAAAGATATGACAGGAACAGTTATATCAGGAGAATTAAGAGCTGCTCTAGAAGATTGGTTAAACAGTAAAGATCTAGGAGAAGATACTAGAGAAAGAGCAGACAAAGTTATAGAATTAGTAGGAAAAGAAAAAGGAAGCGACAAATTCCTAAATGAAATCTATGAAAACAAAGATTTCTTAGTTAAGAGATCACACTGGATATTCGGTGGAGACGGTTGGGCTTACGACATCGGATATGGTGGAGTAGACCACGTACTTGCTTCAGGAGAAGACGTAAATATCCTTGTATTTGATACAGAAGTTTACTCAAACACAGGTGGCCAATCTTCAAAAGCAACACCAACTGCAGCTATAGCTAAGTTTGCAGCATCTGGTAAAAAGACTAAGAAAAAAGACTTAGGTGCAATGGCTATGACTTATGGTTATGTTTACGTAGCACAAATCGCTATGGGAGCAGACAAGAACCAAACATTAAAAGCAATAGCTGAAGCTGAAGCATATCCAGGTCCATCATTAATAATAGCTTATGCTCCATGCATAAACCATGGATTAAAAGCAGGAATGGGCTGCAGCCAATTAGAAGAAAAGAAAGCTGTTGATTGTGGATATTGGGGATTATACAGATTCAATCCAGAATTAAAAGAAGCAGGAAAGAATCCATTCTCATTAGATTCAAAAGAACCAACAGCAAACTTCAAAGACTTCTTAATGGGAGAAGTAAGATATGCATCACTTGCTAAACAATTCCCAGAAGATGCTGAAGCATTATTTGCAAAAACAGAACAAGATGCTAAAGAAAGATTAGAAAACTACAAAAAATTAGCTGAACAATAA
- a CDS encoding DUF1292 domain-containing protein, with protein MKDEKINSCGCGCGCEEEIEKDTCGCGEVEENCGCGCGDNHHEDHNHEHCGCGCEDEECGETILVDLQDENGNAVTCEVIEEFEYKDSVYALVQNPENNSVYLFREEGQGDEVELVNPDEKEFEEVTAYYENLQ; from the coding sequence ATGAAAGATGAAAAAATAAATAGTTGCGGTTGCGGTTGTGGCTGCGAAGAAGAAATAGAAAAAGATACTTGCGGTTGCGGTGAAGTAGAAGAAAACTGCGGTTGTGGTTGTGGTGATAACCATCATGAAGATCATAATCATGAACATTGCGGTTGTGGCTGCGAAGATGAAGAATGCGGTGAAACAATTCTTGTGGATTTACAAGATGAAAACGGAAATGCTGTTACTTGTGAAGTAATAGAAGAATTTGAATATAAAGATAGTGTATATGCATTAGTACAAAATCCAGAAAATAATTCAGTATACTTATTTAGAGAAGAAGGTCAAGGAGACGAAGTTGAACTTGTTAACCCAGATGAAAAAGAATTTGAAGAAGTAACTGCTTACTACGAAAATTTACAATAG
- a CDS encoding undecaprenyldiphospho-muramoylpentapeptide beta-N-acetylglucosaminyltransferase, whose amino-acid sequence MKKIIMTGGGTAGHVTPNLALVPELKKLGYEIKYIGSIEGIERKIIKKEGIEYFPISSGKLRRYFDFKNFSDPFKVLKGVFQAKKIIRREKPDIIFSKGGFVTVPVVIAAHLNKIPVIAHESDITPGLANKLATPYCTKVCVTFPESIKHIKGDKAVLTGTPIRKELLEGSKAKGIKLCGFKDDKPILLIIGGSLGSKIINEIVRKNLDDILLKFNIIHICGKSNLDENLENRKGYAQFEYVNEELPDLMKASDLGISRAGANVIYELLALKKPNLLIPLSKKSSRGDQILNAASFEKSGYSLVLKEEELSDKILMEKLNYLHENRNVYINNMSKSKMDNGVKNITELIKKYTK is encoded by the coding sequence TTGAAAAAGATTATAATGACAGGTGGAGGAACAGCAGGCCATGTTACACCAAATTTAGCTTTAGTTCCAGAATTGAAAAAATTAGGATATGAAATTAAGTATATAGGGAGCATAGAAGGAATAGAAAGAAAAATTATAAAAAAAGAGGGTATAGAATATTTCCCTATCTCTAGTGGGAAATTAAGAAGATATTTTGACTTTAAAAATTTTTCTGATCCATTTAAAGTGTTAAAGGGTGTATTTCAAGCAAAAAAAATAATTAGAAGAGAAAAACCAGATATAATTTTTTCTAAGGGAGGATTTGTAACTGTGCCAGTAGTTATAGCAGCTCATTTAAATAAAATACCAGTTATAGCTCATGAGTCAGATATAACTCCTGGTCTTGCAAATAAATTAGCTACTCCTTATTGTACAAAAGTATGCGTTACTTTCCCGGAGTCAATAAAACATATAAAAGGAGACAAAGCTGTATTAACAGGTACACCTATAAGAAAAGAATTGTTAGAAGGAAGCAAAGCTAAAGGTATAAAATTATGTGGATTTAAAGATGATAAACCTATTCTTTTAATAATTGGAGGAAGTTTAGGTTCAAAAATTATAAACGAAATAGTCAGAAAAAATTTGGATGATATACTTTTAAAATTCAATATAATACACATTTGTGGAAAGTCTAACTTAGATGAAAATTTAGAAAATAGAAAGGGATATGCGCAATTTGAGTATGTAAATGAAGAATTACCTGATTTAATGAAAGCGTCAGACTTGGGAATATCAAGAGCTGGAGCAAATGTAATATATGAACTGTTAGCGCTTAAAAAGCCAAATCTTTTAATACCCTTATCTAAAAAATCTAGTAGAGGAGACCAAATTTTAAATGCAGCTTCCTTCGAAAAAAGTGGATATAGTTTAGTTTTAAAGGAGGAGGAGCTATCAGATAAAATTTTAATGGAAAAGTTAAATTACTTGCATGAAAACAGAAATGTATATATAAATAATATGTCCAAAAGTAAAATGGATAATGGCGTTAAAAATATAACAGAATTGATAAAAAAATATACAAAATAA